Proteins from a genomic interval of Lolium perenne isolate Kyuss_39 chromosome 1, Kyuss_2.0, whole genome shotgun sequence:
- the LOC127321778 gene encoding metallothionein-like protein 2C, whose protein sequence is MSCCSGKCGCGAGCQCGSGCGGCKMFPDVEATAGAAVMVMPTAAHKATSGGFEMAGEAGGCDCTTCKCGTACGCSCCSCK, encoded by the exons ATGTCTTGCTGCAGCGGCAAGTGCGGGTGCGGCGCCGGCTGCCAGTGCGGCAGCGGCTGCGGCGG CTGCAAGATGTTCCCCGATGTTGAGGCTACCGCCGGCGCCGCCGTCATGGTCATGCCCACCGCCGCCCACAAGGCCACCTCCGGCGGGTTCGAGATGGCCGGGGAGGCCGGCGGCTGCGACTGCACCACCTGCAAGTGCGGCACCGCCTGCGGCTGCTCCTGCTGCAGCTGCAAGTGA